A portion of the Cydia fagiglandana chromosome 7, ilCydFagi1.1, whole genome shotgun sequence genome contains these proteins:
- the LOC134666061 gene encoding larval cuticle protein 1-like produces MQIVLVVAALVAVALAAPAAPPAPAAPAEKEPVKILRSDFEQQPEGAYNYAYETEDGIKKDEAGELKTVNDEENKPQTVVVARGSYSYTDPEGNPHTFTYYADETGFHVESEDVPKAPAQA; encoded by the exons atgcaGATTGTACTAGTCGTTGCCGCCCTCGTGGCCGTCGCCCTGGCCGCCCCCGCCGCACCCCCCGCACCCGCCGCACCCGCGGAAAAGGAGCCCGTCAAAATTCTTCGTTCCGATTTCGAACAGCAGCCTGAAGGTGCATACAATTACGC GTACGAAACTGAAGACGGCATCAAAAAGGACGAGGCCGGTGAGCTTAAAACAGTCAATGACGAGGAGAACAAACCCCAAACAGTTGTAGTGGCTCGTGGGTCATACAGCTACACCGACCCCGAGGGCAATCCCCACACCTTCACTTACTACGCCGACGAGACCGGCTTCCACGTTGAAAGCGAAGACGTCCCCAAGGCCCCAGCCCAGGCCTAA